One genomic region from Panthera tigris isolate Pti1 chromosome D1, P.tigris_Pti1_mat1.1, whole genome shotgun sequence encodes:
- the LOC102964175 gene encoding membrane-spanning 4-domains subfamily A member 4A-like, producing MHRNTGTFEAETARDYTINLPESESITQPHWPGTWVLPSQQQSLLLFLKGQPQVLGVAQILIGLIILCLGVTISPFPLYDYDSQFCITTELRYHLWGPFSFFISGALSIAAGRKVTKGLIQGSLGMNTVSATVAGIGIIVIIFEEIIMYDTVMWRFSYAVAFIGMLTGLLLLSLAEGCIALALSIFVCRAACSVNKVVVFLPNNDNSPSPDHLYDEVAFQ from the exons ATGCATAG AAACACAGGGACATTTGAGGCAGAGACAGCCCGGGACTACACGATAAACCTTCCTGAGAGTGAGAGTATAACCCAACCACACTGGCCAGGTACCTGGGTTTTGCCCTCGCAGCAGCAGAGTCTGCTGCTCTTCCTGAAGGGGCAGCCCCAGGTCTTAGGG GTGGCTCAGATCCTGATTGGGCTGATAATACTGTGCCTGGGTGTGACAATCAGTCCTTTCCCCCTATATGACTATGATTCTCAATTTTGCATTACCACTGAACTACGCTATCACCTATGGGGACCCTTCTCT TTCTTCATATCTGGAGCGCTGTCCATTGCTGCTGGAAGGAAAGTAACCAAGGGTTTG ATCCAAGGCAGCCTGGGAATGAATACAGTCAGTGCCACCGTAGCAGGCATTGGCATAATTGtgataatttttgaagaaataatcatGTATGACACAGTGATGTGGAGGTTTTCCTATGCAGTTGCATTTATA GGCATGCTAACCGGACTGCTGCTCTTGTCTCTGGCGGAAGGCTGCATTGCTCTGGCTCTCTCCATATTCGTGTGCAGGGCGGCCTGTTCCGTCAACAAG GTGGTGGTTTTCTTGCCAAATAATGACAACAGCCCCTCTCCTGACCATTTGTATGATGAGGTCGCATTTCAATAG